GCAGAACCTCGAGATCCTCGACCGCGTCGGCTCCCCGATGGTGCAGGTCTATTACGACGTCGGCAACTCCACCGCCTACGGGTACGACGTGCCCACCGAACTGCGGCTGCTGGGCAGCGCGCGGATCTGCGAGATCCACATCAAGGAGACACTCGGACTGGACGATCCGATGACGCCCGTCCTCGGCGGCCCCGCCTCTCGCGGCGTCGACTTCGCCGGCGTCGCGGCGGCCTGCCGCGACATCGAGTACGACCGGTGGTTCATCCTGGAGACCAGCGGCCGCGACGGACGCTTTCAGGAAGATACCCGCGCCAACGTCGGCTTCATCGCGAACCGGCTGACCTGAGGCCCTACTTCTCGACGATCTGAACGACGACCGGGCCCCGGGCTTTGAGCATGCAGGCGAGGCGATGTTCGCCCGGCTTGAGCTTGCACACCTCCTCGACCGTCCACCCCTCCTCGTCCTCATCCATCTCGTTGAGGTGTTCGGCGCCGGAGAGAATACGGACCGGGTCGTAGCCGCAGCGACCGCTCTCGCATTCGTAGTTGATGGGGATGTCGTGTTTTTTTGCCGCCGCCAGCACCGTCTCCGAGGCGCCGAGCGCGAAGGGGCCCCCCCGGCCCTCGAATGTGACGGATGGCCCCCCGGCAACGGCGGGCGCAGCGACCGCCGGCGACGCCGCGGCCGGCGGCGCAATGGGCTCAGGAGGCAGGGTCCCGACAAAGGAGACCGCTTTCGCCGGCTCGTTCCGGTGTTCGCTCAACCGGAAGAGGACCTGCCCGAGGCGAATCACTTCGTCGTGCCGGATCGGGTAATCCGAGCGGATGCGCAGGTAGGTATGGTTGAGGCTGTTCAGGTCCTTCACAGCCAGGCCCCCGTCTTTCACCTGCAAGGCGATATGCCGCCGCGAGACCATCCGGTCATCCGGCCCCAGCACGATATCCGGCGCTTCGCGCCCCAGGACGATCGTGCCGTCGGCCAGGTCGTGCCGGCCCACGACGGTGCCGACGTGATCGTAATGCGTGCACTGCCAGGCCTCGTTCTGCCGCGTGAATACCAGGAACTGGCGGCCGATCTGGAGCAGGTCCCCGTTCGCCAGGGGACGCAGCTGCCCGGAGGGGAGTTGGAGGAACGTGCCGGCCTTGCTGCCCTCGTCTCGCAGGTGGAAGACGCCGTCGACCCGGGTGATCGTGGCGTGGTGCTCGGCGATGGACGACTCGCCGGGCAACGCCACATCGTTCGACGCCGCCTGTCCGATCGTGATACGGTCGCCCGGGAGGGCGTACTCGTCTTCTTCGACGCCGGCGAGGGTCACGCGTATCAGCCTGGGGCTGGTCGCGGGCGGAACCTCGTCGGGCTGCACGCTGTCGCGCAGAAACGAGGCGCTCGCCTCACCGCCGGCTGACGGCGATTCAAGGTCTTCCGCGAAACGAAGGGCGACCTCGACCTGGGCGCGCCCGTCGACCTTCTGGCGCACGACCTCGGCGATGAAGACGCCGTCGCGCAGGGCCGCCTTGATGTTGCCGGCGCGGCGGATCTCCCGAAATCCGGCCGGGTCGCCCGCATGGTCGTCGGTCTCGAGGTAGGCCGGGCTCAGGATGTCTCCGATCAGATAGACATTCGGCACCCGCGTCTCGAGCAGCGGCGTAACGGCCATCCGCTTTTTCGCCTTCGGGCCGCCGGTGACCATCGAAACGCCCAGGCTTTCGAGGAAGGCCTCCGGGATGTCTTCGCCGATGCAGGCGATGCACTGCGTTTTGGGGAATTCCAGATGCGTCGTCTCGATGGATCGCCCGTCGATAAGCCGGCGGTCGACGCGGATGGAGACGTATTCCTCGCGATCCGGCCCCACGAGCACCGCCACCGGTTCGCTGCCCGGGTAGTAGCGGATGTTGCCGTTGCCGAGATAGGCCTCGAAAAAGACTTCGGACAGGGCGCGGGAAACCTTGGGCATGCTGTTGCCGCGGTAGGACCAGTATACCGGACAGGTATCGCCGGCGGCGGCCTTCGCATTCGAGATCGCAATCACGGCCTCGGCAGCGGAGGTGCCTCCGCCGATCACGCATACCGGAGCGCCCACGTACGTCAGCGCATCGTCCAGGCGGTACGTGATGCCGGCCGTGTCGCCGGGGATGTCGAACCGGCGGGGCACGCCGCGACCGATGGACAGGGCGACGTGGCGCGTCGTAAACAGCGCCTCGACGCGGCCGCGGTGATCCCAGGTCCGCGCCGTGATGAGGCCGTCCGGACGGGACTCCAGGCCGGTGAGTTCAAGACCCGCGCTCCACGGAATGCGGTGCGATTCGTACAGACCTCGCCATCGCGCGCACAGGTCGTCCTTGTCGATCGGACCGAATTGCAGCGCGGCGATGAGGTCGCCGCCGGCCGGAAACTGCATGGCGTCGCCCCCGCCAAAATGGGGCAGGATGAGCTTCTCTTTTGCGTAGTCACGGATGCGCTTCATGAGGTCATCGTAGTCGATGACCCGAACTGCGAGGCCCAGTTCGCGGGCGCGGAACGCCGCGGCGGTGCCGGCCGGGCCGCCGCCTACGACGAGAAGATCCAGCACCTCGGGGGATGCGTCGGTAGAACCCGGCCGTTCGTTCTCAGGCATGTTCGTTTGGAGCTGTCGCGACACCCCGCTTCAGCGCAGGGTAGCCGTTGTTTTGGGTCCGAATCGCACGGTGTCGCCCGGCTCAAGCCGCGTCGCCTCGCTGATCTGGACGTCGTTGACGTACGTGTGATTGCTGCTGTTGAGATCGGTGATCGTGACGACGGCGCCGTCGACGCGGAGTTCGGCATGGCGCGAGGAGACAAAGCTGTCGGCCACGACGATATCGCTCGACGGCAGCCGACCGATGAGGTAGATCCCGGACTTGAGCGTCGTGGACGCCGCGCCGCCATCGGCCAGTTTCACCTCGAAGGTGCGCACGACCGGTGGAGGGGGCGCAGGAGGTGCCGGCGGCGGGGCATCTTTGCCCATGCTTCCCAGATCGGGCTGGGCAAGATCAGGAAGGGCGTCGAACGATTGGCCGAACGAGGTCCGCATCCCCGGATCGTCCGCCGGCGGCGGCGAGCCGAGATCCGGCGGAGGGACAAACGCCTCGCCGAGCGAGGTGTGGGCGCCCGTCGGGCGAGACCGAGCGGACGGCGCGTGCGCCGGCGCACTGGCCATCACCTGAAAAACAAAAAAGATGTCGCTCGCGAACGTGATCACGTTCAGGTCATCGAGTCGCGCAGGACCGCTCAGGGGCACACGATCGACCTGCGTGCCGTTGCTGCTGCCGAGGTCTTCGATGTAATACGCCTGCTTCTCCTCGCTGAAGTAGATCCGCGCGTGCCGGCCCGATATCGTGTGGGGAAAAAGCACGAGGTCGCACTTCGCATCCCTCCCGATCACGGCTTCCCGTTCGATCAGGTGGTCGGTGCCGGCGAGCGCGCCGGTTTTCGAAAAGAGCCTGGCTATCATATCGTGCGGCGGCTGGCGGTCACTCCAGATAGAGGAGCAGGTTCGATCGTTGTTCGGTGTCGGGATGGAAAACGTGGCACGTTGCGCATGTATTCGATGCCTTGTCGTCGGCGTGACACGTCTGGCAGGTAGCGATGTGGGGCAGGTTGTGGATCTCGGCGCGGTCGACCTCGGGTGGCGGGATGCTGTCGATCGCCGCGAACTGCCGGATCGGGAGTTCGCCGTGGCAATCCAGACAGCGTGCCTGGATGATGTGCGCACGGTGGTCGAATTCGGCGCGGATAAAGGTGCGCTGGTCGGTCTGGACCCGCTTGATCGTCGCCTTCTCGACGACATGGCATTCCTGGCACGGCTGGGTGAGGTCGCTGACGACCTTCTGATAGGCTTCCACCTGCGCCGGCGACAGGGCGGGATTCAGCTCCGCCGCGCTCACGAGAAACTGGGTCTCGTCGCGGGGGCTCAGGGGGTCTGCGAGCTGGCGTTCGACGCGCGTGAGGAGCTCGCCGGCCCGCTCGAGTTCGGCCTGCACCGCCCGGTCCGGCTGGTTGCGTAACTCGTCGATGTACGTGCGCAGCGTCTGAATGGCTTCTTCGTACAACACATTCGCATCGCGCGGAGCCACGTCCGCCGACGTGGTCAGCAGATCGGCGAGGTTGCTGGCGGGATAGAGGACCTGGCGCAGGCTGCGGAGGTTCTCGATGATCCACGGGTCGGCGTGATAGACGGGGCGCTTGCGAACGGAGGCGCCGCGGGTCTGGAATTCATCGGGGTTGGCGAAGAAAGCCCACCGGTTGCCGGCACGTTGTGCGCTCACTATGGTCTGGAGCGTCCTCACCCCGGGCGTGGCGCCGGCCGCGACATCCAGGAAGGGTGTCGCCGTACTGGTCGTCAGGTGACACGCATCGCAGTGCGCCTCGAAATCGATCGGCTGGAACCCCTTGCCGTCGGCATCGGCGTTGTGGCAGTACAGACACGCCTGCTCGATATCGACGAGGGATTCACGCCGTCGCAGCTCGCTCACGTGCAGCGTGTGCGGAAAGTTGAGGTTCGCGGCGTCGGTGTCGCTGGTGGTGACGGCTTCGAATTCCGGGTGCGTGTCGAAGCCACTGACGTCATGGCACGAGCCGCACGTCGCGTCCGGTACGGCGGCGATGTCCGCGTGGGGGCCTTCGTGTTCGCGATGACACGAGGCGCAGGTGACGTCGGTGGATGCGGGGACGATCCGGCTGTAATCGCCGGAGCGATAGACGTAGTGCGCGTCGAGCGAATGGAGCCCCAGGTTATCGCCAAACTTTTCATGGCAGACGGCGCACTTGTCGTCGGTGACGCCCATCGTCGGGGTGTGGCAGCTGGCGCAGTCGCCGCCGAAGCCGGCGTGGTTCGACGAAAGCGGTCCATCGGACACCAGCGTACCGCCGCCTACAGCCGCATCGAAGGCAAACACGCCGCCCAGGATCAGGGCGCCCGCTACGCCCACCGCATACAGCGGCAGCCGGCGCCGGCGCGACGGATACGTGGTGGCGACGGGAAAACCAAATCGCCCAAATCGGCCTTTTTTTCTGGCGTTGTCCTCAGCCATGGAAATCGGTCACAGCCGCCGTGCGGCGTTCAATGAAGGGGTCGGTGGCGTGCATCAGGCCAGGCGATGGAAGGCTCGGCCGGCATCCGGCAGCGCGCGTTGTCATGTTACCGGTCGTTTAATAGTAGAATACGGTAGCCACATGCAATGCGACGAGGCCAAGCACGATCATCGCCACGGGGACATGGAAAACCAGCCACACGCGCAGCGTCCGCTGGAGCGTGTAATGGGCGTCGAGTTCGAGCTTGGCCCGGTAGAGCCGGGCCAGGTCGTCGAGTTGTTCGAGCTCGGCGCCGCCAAGGTACCGGCGCATCGCATCAAAAAAGGCGCTCTGCCGCTGGATAAAACCGGACGGGTCGATAAAATACGCGAGTTGGGGGCGTAGCGACGCCAGGTGGCCGGCGATGCGCTCCCGGTACAGATCCTGCATCCGTTCCGTCCCGCGCGTCGACAACGCTTCGCCTTCTTTCCGGATCGCCTCCAGCAGCTCCGGAATGCGCTGAAGCTGCACCTCGTTCGAGAGTCCGCCCTGGATCAACCGGGGCACCCACTTCTGAAGCGCGCTCCCGATCAGCCCCGTCGCCACCAGCCACAGACTCAATGCCCAGAGCCACCAGGTCAGCACCCCGCGGGGTACGTGAAAGTTGGTGTGCATCAACATCAATACGAGGAAGAGCACGCCGCCGTACACATGAAACTGGAGGTAGTACCAGACGCGCTGGAGCCGTGGCAAGCGGACGACCTTGCGCCGCAGTCCGTACAGGCTGAGCGCGACCAGCAGTACCGCCGCGCCGATGCCGTAGGCCAGGCCCCAAACGCTCCCGGGCGAGAGCCGCCCCAGCATGGCGTTCGCGGCGTAGACGACGGCGCAGAGCGCGAGGCTCACGCCGGCGCCCAGCAGCCACGTGGGCGATTGGATCCAGGTGTTGATCCAGCCGGGAGCCTCAGAGCGCTTCTGTTGGTAGATCGCCGTCTTTTTCATGCCGCACCCCCTCCGCCTGCCAGCAGGGTTTGAAAGTCCTCGAGGCTGCCAATGCGAAAGGCGCACGAATGCGGGCAGCTGTTCACGCACGCCGGCCCGGCCTCCGACGTGTGGCAGAGGTCGCATTTACTCGCCACCTTGCGGTCGCGCCCGCTGAGCCAGGCCGGCGTAGCGTCCGCCGGCCACTTCGTCCCGGTCTCGTGCATCACGATGGCATCGTAGGGGCACTTGTTGGCGCAGTTGCCGCAGCCGATGCACAGATCGTCGTCGATGGCGACGACCTCCGCCACGTTCGTGCGGCGGATGGCGCCGGTCGGACAGCCAATCAGGCATACCGGATCCTCGCAGTGATAGCAGGATCGGGCGATGAGGAACTGGCCATATTTATCGCCCTCGCGGACAAACCGCGGCCGGCCGCCGTGCGTACTCGCACACCCCTCCACGCAGTCGTCGCACCGCGTGCACACGTCAAGGTCGATGACGAGCATGCTGTTGCCCTGTACGAGCCCCTTCGACAGGGCAAACTCGATCAGGTCGGCCTTGTCCAGCCGCTTTCGGGTATACCCCGTGTCCTGGATCCGCGCCACGGCCACCTCCCAGAGCTGACGAACGACCGTCGGCTCCTGGTCGAGCAGCATCTGCAGATCCGCCCGTTCGATGCGCACCAGTTCGCTGTATCCAACCGAAGTCGCCGAGAAACGGGATCCGTCGAGGCCGTCGACGAGCAGCTCAACCTCACCGAGGGTCATCCCCTTGCTCAGGTAGGTCACCGTCGCCTCACGGTCGCCGATTTTCTGACCGAGGCGGACAAAGCCGGAGCGCACCATGTACAACGCATCGACGGGCGCGCCTTGCTCGATGATGCGGTCCTCGGGCGACAGCGAGATCAACTGCACCCGCTCGGCCAGCTGCCGCACGAATCCCGGATCCACCTGCGCAAAAAGCGGCGTGCTGGACAGCTGGTTGATCAGCGTCCGGGCGCGATAGAGGGCGTCGAGCCGATCTTTGAAGGCCTTCGACCGCTTCTTGAGTTCTCGCAGCGCCGGCAAGCGGATTTGCACCAGGGTAGCCTCCTGCGAGACCCTCGCCGTAGCCGACTGCGGCCACCCGTTCAGGCTGCCGATCTCACCGAAAACCTCGCCGGCGCCGAGCGAAAGCGACTCGCCGCGCGGGATGTCCACGTCCATGTTGGACAGGAAGGTGATGGGCCGGTCGGGACGCGACGCCGGCTGTACGCGCGGCGCGGGTGGCGCGGCCTGCAGGGCTGCCTCTTCGCTGCCCGTCAGGACGGTGCTGTTGAAGATCGGCCTGACCGATTCGCTGTGCTTGTCCACGTACAGATCGACCGTACCGGAGATCACGTAGAACGCGAGATCCAGATAACTGCCTTCCTCGAAAAGCACTGCCCCGCGCTCCCAGGTAGCCACTGAAATGTCGTGGGCGATGGGGATCAGCGCCTCCGGCTCGAAATCCCTGAACAGCTCCAGCTTCTGGAGTTCGGACACCGACAGCTGATCGGAGAACCGTTTGATGCCGGATTGGCTTCCGTAACCGGACCACCGGTCCTCGAACAACTTTTGCTCCGCGCCTTCCTTCACGCGCATCGTCGGACGTTGTTGTTTACTCATCACGACCCAGGGCTTTGTACAGGGCTTCCAGCCGTTCCTTGACGATGCGGAGCACCTCTTCCGCCGACGCAGAGTCTGCCACGGCCGGCAACGGTGGTAACGTGACGTTGGAGGGCGCGGCGGTCGGCGCGGCTCCGCGCGCAACCGCCCGGGGACGCGGCGGCCGAGGCGGGGCGCTTGCCACCGGGTCGCCGACGGTGGTCCGCGTCGCCGGCGCACGCACGGGTGCTGCGGCGGGCGGCGACGGCGGTGGCTCCGGTGCACGCGCTACCTCAACCCGCGGCACCGGGCGCTGCTGCTTGATTCGGTCGAACGCCGCGCGCAGGGCGCCGGA
This sequence is a window from Rhodothermales bacterium. Protein-coding genes within it:
- a CDS encoding FHA domain-containing protein, with the translated sequence MPENERPGSTDASPEVLDLLVVGGGPAGTAAAFRARELGLAVRVIDYDDLMKRIRDYAKEKLILPHFGGGDAMQFPAGGDLIAALQFGPIDKDDLCARWRGLYESHRIPWSAGLELTGLESRPDGLITARTWDHRGRVEALFTTRHVALSIGRGVPRRFDIPGDTAGITYRLDDALTYVGAPVCVIGGGTSAAEAVIAISNAKAAAGDTCPVYWSYRGNSMPKVSRALSEVFFEAYLGNGNIRYYPGSEPVAVLVGPDREEYVSIRVDRRLIDGRSIETTHLEFPKTQCIACIGEDIPEAFLESLGVSMVTGGPKAKKRMAVTPLLETRVPNVYLIGDILSPAYLETDDHAGDPAGFREIRRAGNIKAALRDGVFIAEVVRQKVDGRAQVEVALRFAEDLESPSAGGEASASFLRDSVQPDEVPPATSPRLIRVTLAGVEEDEYALPGDRITIGQAASNDVALPGESSIAEHHATITRVDGVFHLRDEGSKAGTFLQLPSGQLRPLANGDLLQIGRQFLVFTRQNEAWQCTHYDHVGTVVGRHDLADGTIVLGREAPDIVLGPDDRMVSRRHIALQVKDGGLAVKDLNSLNHTYLRIRSDYPIRHDEVIRLGQVLFRLSEHRNEPAKAVSFVGTLPPEPIAPPAAASPAVAAPAVAGGPSVTFEGRGGPFALGASETVLAAAKKHDIPINYECESGRCGYDPVRILSGAEHLNEMDEDEEGWTVEEVCKLKPGEHRLACMLKARGPVVVQIVEK
- a CDS encoding cyclic nucleotide-binding domain-containing protein yields the protein MSKQQRPTMRVKEGAEQKLFEDRWSGYGSQSGIKRFSDQLSVSELQKLELFRDFEPEALIPIAHDISVATWERGAVLFEEGSYLDLAFYVISGTVDLYVDKHSESVRPIFNSTVLTGSEEAALQAAPPAPRVQPASRPDRPITFLSNMDVDIPRGESLSLGAGEVFGEIGSLNGWPQSATARVSQEATLVQIRLPALRELKKRSKAFKDRLDALYRARTLINQLSSTPLFAQVDPGFVRQLAERVQLISLSPEDRIIEQGAPVDALYMVRSGFVRLGQKIGDREATVTYLSKGMTLGEVELLVDGLDGSRFSATSVGYSELVRIERADLQMLLDQEPTVVRQLWEVAVARIQDTGYTRKRLDKADLIEFALSKGLVQGNSMLVIDLDVCTRCDDCVEGCASTHGGRPRFVREGDKYGQFLIARSCYHCEDPVCLIGCPTGAIRRTNVAEVVAIDDDLCIGCGNCANKCPYDAIVMHETGTKWPADATPAWLSGRDRKVASKCDLCHTSEAGPACVNSCPHSCAFRIGSLEDFQTLLAGGGGAA
- a CDS encoding FHA domain-containing protein, which gives rise to MIARLFSKTGALAGTDHLIEREAVIGRDAKCDLVLFPHTISGRHARIYFSEEKQAYYIEDLGSSNGTQVDRVPLSGPARLDDLNVITFASDIFFVFQVMASAPAHAPSARSRPTGAHTSLGEAFVPPPDLGSPPPADDPGMRTSFGQSFDALPDLAQPDLGSMGKDAPPPAPPAPPPPVVRTFEVKLADGGAASTTLKSGIYLIGRLPSSDIVVADSFVSSRHAELRVDGAVVTITDLNSSNHTYVNDVQISEATRLEPGDTVRFGPKTTATLR
- a CDS encoding cytochrome c3 family protein, which encodes MAEDNARKKGRFGRFGFPVATTYPSRRRRLPLYAVGVAGALILGGVFAFDAAVGGGTLVSDGPLSSNHAGFGGDCASCHTPTMGVTDDKCAVCHEKFGDNLGLHSLDAHYVYRSGDYSRIVPASTDVTCASCHREHEGPHADIAAVPDATCGSCHDVSGFDTHPEFEAVTTSDTDAANLNFPHTLHVSELRRRESLVDIEQACLYCHNADADGKGFQPIDFEAHCDACHLTTSTATPFLDVAAGATPGVRTLQTIVSAQRAGNRWAFFANPDEFQTRGASVRKRPVYHADPWIIENLRSLRQVLYPASNLADLLTTSADVAPRDANVLYEEAIQTLRTYIDELRNQPDRAVQAELERAGELLTRVERQLADPLSPRDETQFLVSAAELNPALSPAQVEAYQKVVSDLTQPCQECHVVEKATIKRVQTDQRTFIRAEFDHRAHIIQARCLDCHGELPIRQFAAIDSIPPPEVDRAEIHNLPHIATCQTCHADDKASNTCATCHVFHPDTEQRSNLLLYLE